The following are encoded together in the Flavobacterium haoranii genome:
- a CDS encoding peptidoglycan DD-metalloendopeptidase family protein, with the protein MFKKLKIKELKYLTFVFALLIIGCNSDKKNPVKRSVEDIKAEPIVKNYDFVYNDFKVIEDTIHSGDTFGTLLQDYFLPDSMNVHQLTEKVKDSFNLRGIKAGKPFIVFLDKKNPKNLKAFVYVKDKINYTVIDLRDSVVVQNKQKPTSIRKRTIAAEIEGSLSETLDKAGASASLAPKLAGVYAYSIDFFKIQKGDKFAVTLYEKFIEDSIYVGIEKVESTYFQHKGKDYFAFPYKKKKIKEKVITMKMVKLLNQCF; encoded by the coding sequence ATGTTTAAAAAATTAAAAATAAAAGAATTGAAATATTTAACTTTTGTATTTGCCTTATTAATAATTGGTTGTAATTCTGATAAAAAAAATCCTGTTAAGAGAAGCGTTGAAGACATAAAAGCAGAACCTATTGTAAAAAATTACGATTTCGTTTACAACGATTTTAAAGTAATTGAAGATACAATTCATTCGGGAGATACTTTTGGAACTTTATTGCAAGATTATTTTTTACCTGATAGTATGAATGTGCACCAATTAACCGAAAAAGTTAAAGATTCATTCAACCTTAGAGGAATTAAAGCAGGTAAACCTTTTATAGTTTTTTTAGACAAAAAAAATCCTAAAAATTTAAAAGCATTTGTTTACGTAAAAGATAAAATTAACTATACAGTTATAGATTTAAGAGATTCTGTAGTTGTTCAAAATAAACAAAAACCAACTTCAATTAGAAAAAGAACTATTGCTGCTGAAATTGAAGGTTCGCTTTCTGAAACTTTAGACAAAGCGGGTGCAAGTGCGTCTTTGGCTCCAAAATTAGCTGGAGTTTATGCTTATTCTATTGACTTCTTTAAAATTCAAAAAGGCGATAAGTTTGCGGTAACATTATATGAGAAATTTATTGAAGATTCTATTTATGTTGGAATTGAGAAAGTAGAATCTACTTATTTTCAGCATAAAGGAAAAGATTATTTTGCATTTCCATATAAAAAGAAAAAGATAAAGGAGAAAGTTATTACGATGAAAATGGTAAAGCTCTTAAATCAATGTTTTTAA
- a CDS encoding four helix bundle protein — MNFTNSEKYKNNPVLKESFEFALMIVKYSELLDENKKFVILRQIVRSGTSIGANIKEAQNAESKADFIHKLKIALKEADETEYWLFLCENLENYPNPIGLLEKLNSILKMLNKIISTSKKQFAKTLIN, encoded by the coding sequence ATGAATTTTACAAATAGTGAAAAATATAAAAACAACCCTGTTTTAAAAGAATCATTTGAATTTGCATTAATGATTGTAAAATATTCGGAGTTGTTAGATGAAAATAAAAAATTTGTAATTTTAAGACAAATTGTTCGATCTGGCACTTCAATAGGCGCAAACATTAAAGAGGCGCAAAATGCAGAAAGCAAAGCAGATTTTATACATAAACTGAAAATTGCCCTAAAAGAAGCTGATGAAACAGAATATTGGTTATTTCTATGTGAAAACTTAGAAAACTACCCAAATCCAATTGGGTTATTAGAAAAATTAAATAGTATATTAAAAATGTTAAACAAAATAATTAGCACATCAAAAAAACAATTCGCTAAAACGCTAATTAATTAA
- the hppD gene encoding 4-hydroxyphenylpyruvate dioxygenase has protein sequence MSNEIKSVEYGLEKIFEGAQDFLPLLGTDYVEFYVGNAKQAAHFYKTAFGFQSLAYAGLETGVKDRASYVLKQDKIRLVLTTALNSNSPIGEHVKKHGDGVKVIALWVEDARKSYEETTKRGAKSYFEPVVEKDENGEVVRAGIYGAYGETVFVFVERKNYNGIFMPGYSEWKSDYNPEPVGLKYIDHMVGNTGWNRMNEAVKWFEDVMGFVNFLSFDDKQITTEYSALMSKVMSNGNGRIKFPINEPANGKKRSQIEEYLDFYEDEGVQHIAVATDDIIKTVADMRSRGVEFLSTPPQAYYDAIPERLKDHMSKFKEDINELQKLGIMIDADEEGYLLQIFTKPVEDRPTLFFEIIQRMGARGFGAGNFKALFESIEREQALRGTL, from the coding sequence ATGAGTAACGAAATAAAATCAGTAGAATACGGATTAGAAAAAATATTTGAAGGAGCGCAAGACTTTTTACCTTTATTAGGAACAGATTATGTAGAGTTTTATGTTGGTAATGCAAAACAAGCGGCTCATTTTTATAAAACAGCATTCGGTTTTCAATCATTAGCTTATGCAGGATTAGAAACTGGAGTAAAAGATAGAGCTTCTTACGTTTTAAAACAAGACAAAATTCGTTTAGTTTTAACAACAGCATTAAATAGCAACTCACCTATTGGTGAGCATGTAAAAAAACATGGAGATGGTGTAAAAGTAATTGCACTTTGGGTTGAAGATGCTCGTAAATCATACGAAGAAACAACTAAGCGTGGTGCAAAATCATATTTTGAACCAGTAGTAGAGAAAGACGAAAATGGAGAAGTAGTACGTGCCGGTATTTATGGTGCATACGGAGAAACAGTATTTGTTTTCGTTGAGCGTAAAAACTATAATGGAATTTTTATGCCTGGTTACAGCGAGTGGAAATCTGATTACAATCCGGAACCTGTTGGCTTAAAATATATCGACCACATGGTTGGGAATACAGGTTGGAACCGAATGAATGAAGCTGTAAAATGGTTTGAAGATGTAATGGGATTTGTAAACTTCCTTTCTTTTGATGACAAACAAATTACTACTGAGTATTCTGCGTTAATGTCTAAAGTAATGAGTAACGGAAACGGAAGAATTAAATTTCCAATTAACGAACCTGCAAATGGTAAAAAACGTTCTCAAATTGAAGAGTATTTAGATTTTTATGAAGACGAAGGAGTTCAACATATTGCAGTAGCTACAGATGATATTATTAAAACAGTAGCAGATATGCGTTCTCGTGGCGTAGAATTTTTAAGTACTCCACCACAAGCTTATTACGATGCAATTCCTGAAAGATTGAAAGATCATATGTCTAAATTCAAAGAAGATATCAATGAATTACAAAAATTAGGTATTATGATTGATGCAGATGAAGAAGGATATTTATTACAAATTTTCACTAAGCCTGTAGAAGATCGTCCAACACTTTTCTTTGAAATTATTCAAAGAATGGGGGCACGTGGATTCGGTGCAGGTAACTTTAAAGCCCTTTTTGAGTCAATTGAAAGAGAGCAAGCTTTAAGAGGTACATTATAA
- the pgi gene encoding glucose-6-phosphate isomerase, producing the protein MSLESINPSGTVAWQKIREHFEEMYNVSMQEMFQEDANRAEKFHIKWEKFLVDYSKNKINEKTLALLLELANEIGLKEAIGSYFGGDKINETEKRAVLHTALRAKKDEVVLVDGENVMPEVYAVKEKIKVFSEKIISENAKGYSGKAFTDVVNIGIGGSDLGPAMVVEALQFYKNHLNVHFVSNVDGDHVQEVIKKLNPETTLFVIVSKTFTTQETLSNAETIRSWFLQSAKQEDVAKHFVAVSTNIQKVTEFGIAEDNIFPMWDWVGGRFSLWSAVGLSIALGVGYNNFDALLTGANKMDTHFKTADFSQNIPVVLALLSVWYNNFFGAETEALIPYTQYLQKLAPYLQQGIMESNGKSIGRDGNPVNYQTGTIIWGEPGTNSQHAFFQLIHQGTKLIPTDFIGFKKSLYGNEDHHNKLMSNFFAQTEALLMGKTEKQVQAEFEKQGISGEFAEYLLPFKVFAGNKPTNTLLIDSLTPETLGSLIALYEHKIFVQGVIWNIFSYDQWGVELGKQLANSILSEINEAKVNAHDASTEFLLRNFLSL; encoded by the coding sequence ATGAGCTTAGAATCTATTAATCCGTCGGGTACAGTGGCATGGCAAAAAATTAGAGAGCATTTCGAAGAAATGTACAATGTGTCTATGCAAGAAATGTTTCAAGAAGATGCTAATCGTGCCGAAAAGTTCCATATAAAATGGGAAAAGTTTTTAGTAGATTATTCGAAGAATAAAATCAATGAAAAAACATTGGCTTTGCTTTTAGAATTAGCAAACGAAATTGGATTAAAAGAAGCTATCGGAAGTTATTTTGGTGGAGATAAAATAAATGAAACTGAAAAAAGAGCCGTATTACACACAGCCTTACGCGCCAAAAAAGACGAAGTAGTATTAGTTGATGGTGAAAACGTAATGCCAGAGGTGTATGCAGTTAAAGAAAAAATTAAAGTTTTTTCAGAAAAAATTATTTCAGAAAATGCAAAAGGTTACTCAGGAAAAGCTTTTACTGATGTAGTGAATATTGGAATTGGTGGATCCGATTTAGGTCCGGCAATGGTGGTTGAGGCTTTGCAATTTTATAAAAATCACTTAAACGTACATTTTGTATCAAATGTAGATGGTGATCATGTTCAAGAAGTAATCAAAAAATTAAATCCGGAAACGACACTTTTTGTAATTGTTTCCAAAACCTTTACTACGCAAGAAACTTTGTCTAATGCTGAAACTATTAGAAGTTGGTTCTTACAATCAGCAAAACAAGAAGATGTTGCAAAGCACTTTGTTGCTGTTTCAACCAATATTCAAAAAGTAACCGAATTCGGTATTGCAGAAGATAATATTTTTCCGATGTGGGACTGGGTTGGTGGAAGATTTTCGCTTTGGAGCGCTGTAGGTTTATCTATTGCATTAGGTGTTGGTTACAACAATTTCGATGCTTTATTAACGGGCGCCAACAAAATGGATACACATTTTAAAACAGCCGATTTTTCACAGAATATTCCAGTTGTGTTGGCATTGTTAAGCGTTTGGTACAACAACTTCTTTGGTGCAGAAACAGAAGCTTTAATTCCATATACCCAATATTTGCAAAAATTAGCTCCTTATTTACAACAAGGAATTATGGAAAGTAACGGAAAAAGTATTGGTAGAGATGGAAATCCAGTAAATTATCAAACGGGAACTATCATTTGGGGCGAACCAGGAACTAATTCACAACATGCATTTTTCCAATTAATCCATCAAGGAACCAAATTGATTCCAACAGATTTTATTGGTTTCAAAAAATCGCTTTACGGAAATGAAGATCATCACAATAAATTGATGTCGAACTTCTTCGCTCAAACCGAAGCTTTGCTAATGGGGAAAACCGAAAAACAAGTACAAGCTGAATTTGAGAAACAAGGAATTTCTGGAGAATTTGCCGAGTATCTTTTACCATTTAAAGTGTTTGCTGGAAATAAACCAACGAATACATTGTTAATCGATTCGTTAACTCCAGAAACTTTAGGTTCGTTAATTGCATTGTATGAACACAAAATTTTTGTACAAGGTGTAATTTGGAATATTTTCAGTTATGACCAATGGGGAGTTGAGTTAGGAAAACAATTGGCTAATTCTATTTTATCTGAAATAAATGAGGCAAAAGTTAATGCGCATGATGCCTCAACTGAATTTTTACTTCGTAATTTTCTGTCTTTATAA
- a CDS encoding DUF3108 domain-containing protein translates to MKKIALLLLIFITTNSFVSQQDVFTTGEWFRLRIHYGFVNAGYATLEIKEATKNSKKVHHVLGKGWTTGMTKMFFEVQDDYQSYFDKETGKPYQFVRKIDEGGYTKNQEGFFNQDKNTVLVKDYKKKTEKTFSVPENVQDIVSSFYYLRNYPGIDKLQVGQSVNIDMFFDDETTKFKLKFIGRENISTKFGKISCMVFRPYVQAGRVFKEEESLTVWISDDNNRIPIRLKASLAVGSLKADLDAFKGLKNSFKVIAE, encoded by the coding sequence ATGAAAAAAATTGCATTACTCTTATTAATCTTTATTACTACCAATTCTTTTGTAAGTCAACAAGATGTTTTTACAACTGGCGAATGGTTTCGACTAAGAATTCATTATGGTTTTGTTAATGCAGGTTATGCTACTTTAGAAATTAAAGAAGCAACCAAAAACAGTAAAAAGGTACATCATGTTCTGGGTAAAGGCTGGACGACAGGTATGACAAAAATGTTTTTTGAAGTCCAAGACGATTATCAAAGTTATTTTGATAAAGAAACAGGTAAGCCTTATCAATTTGTTCGCAAGATTGATGAAGGAGGCTACACTAAAAATCAAGAAGGTTTTTTTAATCAAGATAAAAATACTGTACTTGTAAAAGACTACAAAAAGAAAACCGAAAAAACATTTTCTGTTCCTGAAAATGTTCAAGATATAGTATCGTCTTTTTATTACCTAAGAAATTATCCAGGAATTGATAAACTTCAAGTTGGACAATCAGTAAATATTGATATGTTTTTTGATGATGAAACAACCAAGTTTAAGTTAAAATTCATTGGACGAGAAAATATAAGTACTAAATTTGGTAAAATTTCATGTATGGTATTTCGTCCATATGTTCAAGCAGGTCGAGTTTTTAAAGAAGAAGAGAGTTTAACTGTTTGGATATCAGATGATAACAATAGAATTCCTATCCGATTAAAAGCTAGTTTGGCAGTAGGTTCGCTTAAAGCCGATTTAGATGCTTTTAAAGGGTTGAAGAATTCATTTAAAGTAATTGCAGAATAA
- a CDS encoding patatin-like phospholipase family protein: MKHFFLFLSLLLIPQISLSQDIDSLNLNTKKPKIGVVLSGGGAKGLAHIGVLKVIDSLGIKVDYIGGTSMGAIIGGLYASGYNAKQLDSIFSKVDTEALIQDYTPRDSKTFYEKRNDEIYALTLPFDKFKIGLPTALSKGLYNYNLLTRLTMHVSHVNEFSNLPIPFFCIATDVETGKEVVLESGILPQSMIASGAIPSLYNPIEIDGKLLVDGGVVNNYPVELVRAKGADIIIGVDVQDGLKDKDNLKGATGVLVQITNFSMIEKMELKRKLTDIYIKPDIKGYNVVSFDEGEEIIPKGVKAALSHIDELKNFENINYKNEGVTNFQDSIFIKKIQINGNQNYTRAYILGKLKIKENTKVSLRDLQKGINNLNATQNFSAINYAFEYLNENGDKLIVYLTEKKNDTYLRFGVHYDDLFKTGVLLNYTKKNLIAKNDVFSFDFVVGDHLRYNFNYYIDNGFYWSFGVNSKMQKFNRNVPNDFNNGLTLSDLGVNSINVDYQDLTNQAYLQTLFAQKFSIGAGLEHKLLKIESETVANIRPVFENSDYLSLFGYMKFDSFDQKYFPRKGWYFNGELKYLFYSSDYNNDFEKFTIAKADMGFAQTFFKKITLKVQSEGGFHVGEKTTNFFDFALGGYGFFPVNNLRSFYGYDNISIVGDSYVKGSVTLDYRIFKKHHFNVIANYANVGNKIFNATENWFTKPTYSGYAIGYGVESIIGPVEIKHSWSPETHKHFTWFSVGFWF; the protein is encoded by the coding sequence ATGAAACATTTTTTCTTGTTCTTAAGCCTACTATTGATTCCCCAAATCAGCTTATCACAAGACATTGATTCGTTAAATCTAAATACCAAAAAACCCAAAATTGGAGTTGTTCTAAGTGGTGGTGGTGCAAAAGGTTTGGCGCATATTGGTGTGCTCAAAGTTATAGATTCGCTCGGTATAAAAGTAGATTATATTGGGGGAACAAGTATGGGTGCAATTATTGGAGGTTTGTATGCATCTGGATACAATGCGAAACAGTTAGATTCTATTTTTAGTAAAGTAGATACTGAAGCACTAATTCAAGATTATACGCCTAGAGATTCCAAGACGTTTTATGAAAAGCGTAATGATGAAATATATGCCTTAACCTTACCATTTGATAAGTTTAAAATTGGTTTACCTACAGCTCTTTCAAAAGGTTTATATAATTATAATTTATTGACAAGATTAACAATGCATGTTAGTCATGTTAATGAGTTTTCAAATTTACCGATACCATTTTTCTGTATAGCAACAGATGTTGAGACTGGTAAAGAAGTGGTTTTAGAATCTGGAATTTTACCACAAAGTATGATTGCCAGCGGTGCAATTCCGTCTTTATATAATCCGATAGAAATTGATGGTAAATTATTAGTTGATGGTGGAGTTGTGAATAATTATCCGGTAGAGCTTGTAAGGGCAAAAGGAGCTGATATAATAATTGGCGTTGATGTTCAAGATGGATTAAAAGACAAAGATAATTTAAAAGGAGCCACAGGGGTTTTGGTTCAAATTACTAATTTCTCGATGATAGAGAAAATGGAGTTAAAGCGAAAATTGACTGATATATATATTAAACCTGACATAAAAGGTTATAATGTGGTTTCATTCGACGAAGGTGAGGAAATTATCCCCAAAGGAGTTAAGGCGGCATTATCTCATATTGATGAACTAAAAAATTTTGAAAATATAAACTATAAAAATGAAGGCGTAACTAACTTTCAGGATTCAATTTTCATAAAAAAAATTCAAATAAATGGCAACCAAAATTATACAAGAGCTTATATTTTGGGGAAATTAAAAATTAAAGAAAATACAAAAGTAAGCTTGCGTGATCTACAAAAAGGAATTAACAATTTAAATGCTACACAAAATTTTTCTGCAATAAATTATGCATTTGAATATTTAAATGAAAATGGTGACAAGTTAATCGTTTATCTAACAGAAAAGAAGAACGATACCTATTTACGATTTGGAGTTCACTATGATGATTTATTTAAAACAGGTGTACTTTTAAATTACACAAAAAAGAACTTGATTGCTAAAAATGATGTTTTCTCATTCGATTTTGTAGTAGGCGACCATTTACGCTATAACTTTAATTATTACATTGATAATGGTTTTTATTGGAGTTTTGGTGTTAATTCAAAAATGCAAAAATTTAATAGAAATGTACCAAATGATTTTAATAATGGACTAACATTAAGTGATTTAGGTGTAAATTCGATTAATGTAGATTATCAAGATTTAACAAATCAGGCTTATCTTCAAACTTTATTTGCTCAAAAATTTTCTATAGGAGCTGGTTTAGAGCATAAATTATTAAAAATCGAATCAGAAACTGTAGCTAATATTAGACCCGTATTCGAAAATAGTGATTATTTATCGTTGTTTGGCTACATGAAATTCGATTCATTTGATCAAAAATACTTTCCAAGAAAAGGTTGGTATTTTAATGGTGAATTAAAGTATTTATTTTATTCTTCAGATTATAATAATGATTTTGAAAAGTTTACCATTGCAAAAGCAGACATGGGCTTTGCTCAAACATTTTTCAAGAAGATAACATTAAAAGTTCAGTCAGAAGGAGGTTTTCATGTAGGAGAAAAAACAACTAATTTTTTTGATTTTGCTTTAGGTGGATACGGATTCTTTCCTGTCAATAATTTGAGATCTTTTTATGGCTACGACAACATTAGCATTGTAGGTGACAGCTATGTAAAAGGATCAGTAACCTTAGATTACAGAATATTTAAAAAACATCATTTCAATGTGATTGCTAATTATGCAAATGTTGGTAATAAAATTTTTAATGCAACAGAGAATTGGTTTACAAAACCTACTTATTCAGGTTATGCTATCGGTTATGGTGTGGAGTCAATTATTGGGCCTGTAGAAATTAAGCATTCTTGGTCGCCAGAAACACATAAACATTTCACTTGGTTTAGTGTTGGATTTTGGTTTTAA
- a CDS encoding homogentisate 1,2-dioxygenase, giving the protein MPIYHKLGKIPHKRHIQFRKENGDLYYEQLFGTIGFDGMSTNMYHEHRPTMVKEIKGQYSVAPKIAKENNIQSYRLRGFQVAPQDDFLESRKIVLTNSDCHIVLAAPKKSTTEYFYKNTDSDEVIFIHKGTGKLRTMLGNLDFKYGDYLVIPRGMIYKIDFDTEDNRLFIVESHRPIYTPKRYRNWFGQLLEHSPFCERDIRRPEELETYDEKGEFLIKIKKKDEIFDMVYASHPFDVVGYDGYNYPYAFSIHDFEPITGRIHQPPPVHQTFETDAFVICSFVPRLYDYHPQAIPAPYNHSNIDSDEVLYYVDGDFMSRNDIEAGHISLHPAGIPHGPHPGATERSIGKVDTEELAVMVDTFKPLMVTEEAMKIADDKYYQSWLE; this is encoded by the coding sequence ATGCCAATTTATCATAAACTAGGAAAAATTCCACACAAACGTCATATTCAGTTCCGCAAAGAAAACGGAGATTTGTATTATGAACAGCTTTTTGGCACCATCGGTTTCGACGGAATGTCAACCAATATGTATCATGAGCACCGTCCTACAATGGTTAAAGAAATCAAAGGACAATATTCGGTTGCTCCAAAAATTGCTAAAGAAAACAATATTCAATCGTATAGATTAAGAGGATTTCAAGTTGCTCCTCAAGACGATTTTTTAGAAAGTCGAAAAATTGTTTTAACAAATTCTGATTGTCATATCGTTTTGGCTGCGCCAAAAAAGTCAACAACAGAATATTTTTATAAAAATACCGATTCTGATGAAGTAATTTTTATTCATAAAGGAACAGGTAAATTAAGAACCATGTTAGGAAATTTAGATTTCAAATATGGAGATTATCTAGTTATTCCTCGCGGAATGATTTATAAAATAGATTTTGATACCGAAGATAATCGTTTGTTTATTGTAGAATCGCACCGACCAATTTATACACCAAAAAGATATAGAAACTGGTTCGGACAATTATTAGAGCATTCACCATTTTGCGAACGAGATATTCGTCGTCCTGAAGAATTAGAAACTTATGATGAAAAAGGTGAGTTTTTAATTAAGATTAAGAAAAAAGATGAAATTTTCGATATGGTTTATGCATCACATCCATTTGATGTAGTGGGTTATGATGGTTATAACTATCCGTATGCTTTTTCTATTCATGATTTCGAACCTATAACAGGAAGAATTCACCAACCGCCACCAGTGCATCAAACATTTGAAACAGATGCTTTTGTAATTTGTTCGTTTGTGCCTCGTTTATACGATTATCATCCACAAGCAATTCCAGCACCATACAATCATAGCAATATTGATAGCGATGAGGTATTGTATTATGTAGATGGTGACTTTATGAGTAGAAACGATATCGAAGCAGGTCATATTTCATTACATCCAGCTGGAATTCCTCATGGTCCACATCCTGGAGCTACAGAAAGAAGTATTGGTAAAGTAGATACGGAAGAACTAGCAGTAATGGTAGATACTTTTAAACCATTAATGGTTACTGAAGAAGCAATGAAAATTGCAGATGATAAATATTACCAATCTTGGTTAGAATAA
- a CDS encoding tryptophan 2,3-dioxygenase family protein: METTVKYLEQIDKLEDKFKKINQSTETHLEGLLWSKPITYWDYIQTDALLNLQIQRTTLPDEMVFIMYHQVNELLFKMILWEIDQLCHTEKPLTEYFTEKMGRISRYFDMLTTSFTIMTDGMEPEQYLKFRHTLTPASGFQSAQYRLIEFASTDLINLIDYRFRATIDRNTPYEHAFEHLYWQAAGKDYQTGEKSYLIQQFEKKYKKEFLDFMEEYNTINIWRKFKQLPENDQKNPALVEAMRHYDKTVNITWVMGHFNAAKKYIESDKTGNGEATGGSDWKKYMLPKYQRRIFFPELWSKEELDSWGENV, encoded by the coding sequence ATGGAAACTACAGTAAAGTATCTAGAACAAATAGATAAACTTGAAGATAAATTCAAGAAAATAAATCAAAGTACAGAAACGCATTTAGAAGGTCTTTTGTGGTCGAAACCTATTACATATTGGGATTATATTCAAACGGATGCTTTACTAAATTTACAAATACAAAGAACAACTTTACCTGATGAAATGGTTTTTATCATGTACCATCAAGTTAATGAATTATTATTTAAAATGATACTATGGGAAATTGATCAACTGTGTCATACAGAAAAGCCTTTAACAGAATATTTTACTGAAAAAATGGGAAGAATTAGTCGTTATTTTGATATGTTAACGACTTCTTTTACGATTATGACAGATGGTATGGAGCCAGAACAATACTTAAAATTCCGCCATACTCTCACGCCAGCTAGTGGTTTTCAAAGTGCTCAATACCGTTTAATTGAATTTGCTTCTACCGATTTAATTAATTTAATTGATTATCGTTTTAGAGCTACAATTGATAGAAATACACCATACGAACATGCTTTCGAACATTTATATTGGCAAGCAGCAGGAAAAGATTATCAAACTGGTGAAAAATCGTATTTAATTCAACAATTTGAAAAGAAATACAAAAAAGAATTTCTAGATTTTATGGAAGAATATAATACCATAAATATTTGGAGAAAATTTAAACAATTACCAGAAAACGATCAAAAAAATCCTGCCTTAGTAGAAGCTATGCGTCATTACGACAAAACTGTAAACATTACTTGGGTTATGGGACATTTTAATGCTGCTAAGAAATATATTGAAAGTGATAAAACCGGAAATGGTGAAGCAACTGGAGGTAGTGATTGGAAGAAATATATGTTGCCAAAGTATCAAAGAAGAATTTTCTTTCCTGAACTTTGGTCAAAAGAGGAGCTAGATAGTTGGGGAGAAAATGTTTAA